In Setaria viridis chromosome 5, Setaria_viridis_v4.0, whole genome shotgun sequence, the genomic stretch GGTAGAGCTTCTGAAGTTATCTCAATATCCATACAGTTGTGCGTTTTTGCTTGCAATGTTTCTTTAACAGATTTTTCTTGCAATGTTGCAGTGTGCTATATCTGTTTATATTGACAGGCTGAAATAACTACAACTGGAGTGCATTTTATCAATCTGAAGTTTCCTCCGTTGCTTTGTTCGTCTCTGCATATCTTTTTCTCTAGCTTAGTTCCTCTGATTTGGATGCAGTCATTTGTTTTCTTGAACATTGCAAGATTTAAACTTGATGCCATATGCAGATTTAAACTTCAAAACCCCCAAGAGATAAAGCTTCTGAAGTTATCTAGATATACATACAGTTGTTGTGTGTTTTTCCTTGCAATGTTTTTTGAACAGATTTTGCTTGCATTGAAGTGTGCTGTATCTGTTTATACTGACAGGATGAAATGACTACAACTGGAGTGCATTTTATCAGTCTGGAGAGTTTCCTCCATTGCTTAGTCCACCTGCCTCTGTGAATCTTGCCCTTAGCTCAGTTTCTCTGATTTGAAGGAAGTAGTAATTTGTTTTCTTGAGCTACTAAATTACTTTGGACTGTACTTGATTGCTATGACTGTGAACAGTACTGGACCCTGCTTCTCACATCATGATCAACCAGATTTCTGCATCAGCATCCGTTGCTGGTGATTTAGCAATAGCGTCCTTTTAAAAAATGAACATGATTTTGCAGTAATTAATTATGGATCACAATGAGGATCCGGGGAAGAGACAGGCTACAACAAATCGTTTCTTATATACTCTTCCGTTCGTTTTCATTTGACGCTCCAGTTCAAATTAGAATGACCACCAAATATATGACGTTTTAGTTCAAGTGCTTGCTCCCGCGTCTTCCTCGCAACCTCCGATACCCCGCGCATCGTCCTTgctcccgcgtcgccgccgccatccacaACTCCCGCGTGCTGCCCCCAACCTCCACATCTTGCAGCTCAAGATGACTGCATCCCGTGTGAGGCAGCATCCTCCGCACCTACGCTGCCCGGATCAGATTGGGACCTGCCCAGATCCTTCAAAACTTGCCTGTTGATGGCGCTGCTCCGCGACCTGCTATGGTCCGGCGTCAGGGGATAAGTGACCAACGAGCTGTCGAGGACAGACAGAGGCGTGGTGTGCGGGAGGAATCATGGGCCATGGCTGGGCAAAGCTGGCTCGAGGAGAGGACGTCCCATGTCGGCGGCGTCGCCTTGCCTGGATGCAGCACCGGTGCCGTGGCAGAGGGAGGGTGGACGGGGAGGGCCTCAGGCCTCAGACTGTGTGGAGGAGGTGTCCAGGGTGAGGAACCCAATTTTGAGCTCCATGCCGTCCcacgaggagcgcggcggcgctaTCTTATTCAGGTCGGAGCTGCATCGACGAATTGACGAGCGGTGTTTGGGCAAAAGAGTAAATTCGTCGGTTCCTTAATTTCCCCGAACCGGTCGGAAACGTCATACTTTCGcgaacggaaggagtatataTTCAACCCGGTGGCCAATTTGCGCCACTCGCTTTGTACATGACCCTAACCTAGAACTGCATCAGGAACGAGTATGTTCCTCATCCCCTGTGCCTAAAACCACGCAGGGAAGCAATGATCAGAAACCAGACAAAGGTAGTGCTTCGCCGTCGACACTGGACATATCTGAGTCACCCAGCGATTCGGTCCTCATAATCTCCTCTGTCTTGCACACCCCCAGCTCGTCTGAGAGCCTCTCACATAGCTGCCAAACATTTCCGCAGTTGCACTTTTAGATGCAGCAATGGACATACAACTCCACTAGTTTATCTGATAAACAGTGATGGTAAGTACTGGTGTGCATGGTTACCTGTCTATACAATGTAGAGTCTCCATGGGATTTCTTCAGTTCTACGACATACAAAGATGGCCCTAGCTCAAACACCTGGAAGGTCAGAATTGTACTGTAAGTTTCAACTGGTATTTATTCCTTTCTGCATTGAACAGAAGGAAGGTGTCCTGCATCATTTTACCTCAGTGCACACCAAAAATGATGAGGGATTCCTGGAGTTCTTGGAACCTTTGCAATTTTTCAATACTTTGAGCTGCAAAACACCAGACTTTTAGTTCATTTCAGCTCTCCTACCATGTCTGTAAGAACAATGTTATGATGAAAATCCCATGCTTATCTACCTTGCTCGGTCCCCTATGAACTTTGAATCCCATCTCTGTCACGACATTCTCAATCTTGTCAAATAAATCTTTGGGTGGATGCATTGATGTGAACCGAATCTTTCTTTGAGCGACATCCTGCAATGAATCCATCAACCATAAAAGTCAGGTGAATTATTCAGGCTTCGTTATCAACACACAACTCTGAATGTGCAGGTATCCAGACATGTTCATATGAGTGCccacaattatttcaagatacAAGAGACGAGTGCTGGCTTATAATACTGCCGTGATGTTAATTGAACTGTACAAAATATTTTTTGATTGAGATCTGGATGACATAGAAGAAATAAATGAAAAGAAACTGTAAAGATACAAACCTCTTCCTCGAAGAAACCAGAAAGATCAAGGGACGAAGCCATTCCGATCAACTGAAAAGCATTGATATGAGTTCGCTTTTCTTGTGCTGGTTCATCAATTTGCTTCAAGAACAAGAAATCAAAGGTCAGCTTCAATGAACATGAAACAGAAGGTATTGACTACTTTATCCTATTCCTAAGTTCTCTCCTAACTGTATATACCTCTTTGATTGGGAGAACTAAACCAGGAAGTACATCTTCATCGTCATCGTATGGAACAGCAGGAATGTAGTCCTTCTGAAACCACTCATGCTGTTTGATACCCGTGATGTCAATCCTTTTCATCGGATTTGGTTCAAGAATCTTCCTAAGAAGGTCCTGTGCAGCAGGTGAAAGCCATCTCGGGATCTGACAGTCCCCCTTGAAAATCTAGAGTAACATAATAATTTGGCACCATCAGGATGGTCTGAACTTTTATATAGAGCAGAGTTCAAAGCTGATTGTACTAATACCAACCTTCTGATAGAGAACAACAAGATTCCTATCATCGAAGGGAAGGGAACCAACAAGCATTACATATAGGATTACTCCACAAGACCAGATATCTGACAAGGAGCCATCGTAACCTCTATTTTGCAAAACCTGCATGAATTTGTCGCAGAATTAGCACCTACAGGACAAATGAATGAAATTGCTTGTCTCGTACTACTTTCTGTTGTTGGTTAATACCTCAGGAGCGATGTAATTGGGGCTGCCACATGTTGTGTGCAGAAGTCCATCATTCTGAAAGTTGTGAAGTGCACGTCGTTCAGTAAATTATGCAATAGAGCCATAATTATGTACAGAGTACAGCTGATCAAATCATATCATCTTACCCCGAGATGTTGAGGTAAAGCGCTAAGACCAAAGTCGGAGATCTTGATGTTGCCTTTCCGATCAACGAGAACGTTCTCTGGCTGTAATAGTAGAGTAAAGAAGAATACAGCTGTCACAGAGGAATCAAATCCTTCTTTGAGTTCCATGCTGGTACATATATGATGCAAGAGCATTCAAACTGATAAACAGTTCCGGCGTTTACAGTTCGAATATAATTACAGATTAAGTATTTTGAATACCTTAAGGTCCCTGTGGTAGACACCTTTATCATGGCAATAGCTCACGCCATCAATCAGCTGCTGGAAAAGCCTCCTTCCCTCATTCTCAGACAGTTTTCCCTTTATAGCCTTTCATAGTAGCAGCGGAAGGAGAAAAGAGCGTTAGAATCTAACATGTGGTGCTGGTTTTTAGTTTCTTACAAGAAAAGGAGCAACATTTTCGATGCGGTTTTGGTGGCTTACAATCTTGTCAAAAAGCTCGCCGCCGTTGACGAACTCAAGCACCATGTAAATCTTCGTTTTGCTAgcagcaacctgcagaaaaatGGTTCATCCCAACATCAATCACAGATCCTTCCTTTCCGACCTTCCAGTTCCACACAGATCAACGAATTATTGCTCTTATAACCCCCCCAGCGGACTGGATTCTGATATTTTTTCAGTAATTATGTCCTGGATGAGACATGGGCCTTGCAAATTGCACTGCAGGACCAGATAATGGTCTAGAGATAGCGAGTAGTGACAGCAACAACCGGCTGCCGCGTAGACAAATTTGGCGTGGACGATCACACCCACAACTTTTCCCTGCATCTATCGTTTCTCCCAAATTCCGTCTTCTTTTCCCCGCATCTATTGTGAGGCTCATCGCAATTATTGGCAAGAATGCTGAGGTCTTCTTTACTGGTACTAGCCGTACTCGATGTCAGTTGAcgcgagggcgaggaggaaggggaaaagCTCTCGTTAGGTGGCGGAGCTGGCGAGCCTCTTGCCCCTCCAAACCTATCGCCACACTGTTCAACCATCCCGTCCCGACTCCCGACTtcagagagcgagagagaggcAAGCAGAGTTGTGGGCCGCCGAACACGTGTGCGGGGCCCGCTTGACAAGTGTCGCAAGCGGGGCCCACGCGATTTGTGGATGACTTGGTGCAACGGCTCGAGAGGGTACGTGTGTACTGTAGAGATAGACCTGCCTGGCCAGATGTACCGGGCCGGTGTGAGGCCGACGCGGCGGGGCCCAGGCTCCAGCAGGGCCGCTGCGTgcggggcaggcggcggggccCGCCTAGGAGCCGGCCAGATGGCTCGACAGGTAGCCCAAGAGGCATATAATATGCGTGCCACCAGGTGGGCCCGGCCCTCCGTGCTACTCGTCGTAGTACTGTGGGGAGCGGAAACCGTCGTCGGCTGGGCTCGCTTGCCGAGAGAGTTCCGCAGAGACGTATCTGACGCTTTCAGCATGACGATGGTTTCAGGAATCGAATTCCAGGTGCTAGTAGGTAACATCGGTCGAATGGGaagaattaaatataagttaattataaaattaattatacagatggagtctaattcgcgagatgaatctattaaggctaattaatccatcattagcaaatggttactgtaccACCGTATTATCGAATCATTAACTAGTTAGGTTTAagagattcatctcgtgaattatacttcatccgtgcaattagtttgtaattagactatatttaatactactaattagtatccaaacatctgatatgacatgtgctaaagtttagcaaaaggtatccaaacaccctaaacATAGAGAGCCAAGTCTCGGTTGTCGGTTGAAATGCAACGTCTTTCACAAGAATGAAGATATTCCTTTTTTGTGTTACAAAAGATTTCACAAAAATCTGAGCGAATCACAACGTTTTCGCGCAATTTTTTTCAGAGCTTCAAGGATCCCGTgaaattcctttttttcttttgaagggAAGAAGAGCCCGTGAACCTCCTGGCCGGCGTCTATGGACTATGGTGCTAGGAGGCTAGCAGCTGCGTGCATGTGGCGAGGCGAAGGCACGCGTTCCGCGCTGAGCCCAGCCTTGGTGAATAGACCGCGTCCAGGACGGCTCGTGGAACCGAAACGGACAGCTGCCGGAGCAAACTGCGGCGAGATGCcgtgcgggtgcggcggcggtggttaTCCCTGGCGTGCGCGCGAGAACCAGCAGCGAAAACTTCGCCGGTGCTGCAGGCaaagcccccctccccctcccgctCCCGGTGTTTT encodes the following:
- the LOC117858554 gene encoding CBL-interacting protein kinase 1 — translated: MVNGEAEAECTRASLLGRYEIGRTLGEGNFGKVKHARHHASGAHFAIKILDRSKILSLRFADQIRREIGTLKLLKHPNVVRLHEVAASKTKIYMVLEFVNGGELFDKIAIKGKLSENEGRRLFQQLIDGVSYCHDKGVYHRDLKPENVLVDRKGNIKISDFGLSALPQHLGNDGLLHTTCGSPNYIAPEVLQNRGYDGSLSDIWSCGVILYVMLVGSLPFDDRNLVVLYQKIFKGDCQIPRWLSPAAQDLLRKILEPNPMKRIDITGIKQHEWFQKDYIPAVPYDDDEDVLPGLVLPIKEQIDEPAQEKRTHINAFQLIGMASSLDLSGFFEEEDVAQRKIRFTSMHPPKDLFDKIENVVTEMGFKVHRGPSKLKVLKNCKGSKNSRNPSSFLVCTEVFELGPSLYVVELKKSHGDSTLYRQLCERLSDELGVCKTEEIMRTESLGDSDMSSVDGEALPLSGF